A genomic window from Punica granatum isolate Tunisia-2019 chromosome 2, ASM765513v2, whole genome shotgun sequence includes:
- the LOC116196371 gene encoding TMV resistance protein N-like, translating to MVTDGSPWLSWWACLCVAFLWSFALILVTVFVTKKRSRSAAESAATTTNDAFSRGTGGGCRVDASCSSLVSGQPGYEYDVFLSFRGEDTRKGFTDGLYTALEGAGIRVFRDNERLGIGKEIGPELLQGIKRSSISIPIFSENYASSKWCLKEFAFMMECREARKQIVLPIFYDVTPNIVQHQTGSYARAFRQHAKKQDPETVQRWRRALAEVGSLKGWELKNEVNGHQGRLIKMIVTQVLRELKKAHLWVNNNLVGIDNHMKAVMRMLSVDAPDVRFIGIWGMGGIGKTTLAKVIYNQILDDFDSCSFLQDVRETPGRSHNGLRQLQSQLVADLLKCDRLDFASIDEGISVLKRRFREMKVLILLDDVDSVYQLNALAAELDWFGQGSRIIITTRNKGALEVPREHQVFEVKEMQEEQALQLFCKHALRRDAPTVRLRALSEEIVRRTGGLPLALEVIGSFLHGKSEDTWKATSQKLKIVPNNEVEHKLRISYDALQHEQQQMFLDIACLFSGEDKKIVAHMWEDQYKFSPEADIEVLQLLSLIKIGEDNMLRLHDQLRDLGRGIVRQENLRKPGKRSRLWGDEAIDVLLNNQGSKNIEAIRLEYQIGLECCCFTPSQFGKLSKLRYLQLDCANLAGDFENLLPALRWLRWKIPSLNCTATNLNVKGLLILDLSNSKVTHNWNAWNSIQMMTMKLKVLNLSSCTELTRTPDLSPFCNLERLNLRNCKRLHVIDPSLCKLKHLASLNMTNCRFVKELPEQLDRKETLLELVIDGTGIKKLPSLEGLMKLKILSANNCACLTQIPSSIGHLTSLANLSLDQSKISELPESIGSLVTLRRLTLAGTPLRELPKSIGGLNSLVELVLSKTRVAILPDSIENLINLQVLKIDRSSVQSIPTALGQLEKLESIDASGCQFVGQIPIELGRLSLLKVLLLRHTNISSIPVTIGGLPCLETLDLAWCTQLRTLPELPSSLSSVSLTCESSVTIPNLPDLINLKKIEFVRSVVPKEILELPKLEKLHISRSNVSILLDGIGVLAMLKELSIGNVNLQCLPELPLGLHKLCISRCHSLARLTVLSHWQNLSELKLHDCPELAEIESLGDLASLRTLSISFCRRIAKLDGLDKLEFLKRLDISACESLERLPDLSKLSALSSMDVNVCEKLVEIQGVSSLHALTQLTVCAASIETLNVSNLKSLEYLDVRGCTRLKGLDGLDKLGALMTLTVRDCKSIEKLPSLSNLKFLSYLWADGCEKLRGLEGLESLERMERLWISGCKAIERLPDLSNLKSLQYLNACGCEKLQGLDGLDKMGALTELNIGRCKSIEKLPNLSNLRLLEYFDADGCEKLQEVEGLKKVEKSPSQPEWKVGQCLRGNGIEKLQELDGLDELRSLGLLQGGTSEKLLNQSNNGVLRQWYADGCEKVPELEGLENLENFHLEVFDDSNQFTFYKIYNGRVPC from the exons ATGGTTACTGATGGTAGTCCTTGGTTATCTTGGTGGGCATGCCTATGCGTTGCCTTTCTCTGGTCATTTGCTTTGATCCTTGTCACTGTTTTTGTTACGAAGAAAAGAAGCAGAAGTGCTGCAGAATCTGCAGCTACTACTACTAATGATGCGTTCTCCCGTGGCACTGGTGGTGGCTGCAGAGTCGACGCCTCATGCTCGTCCTTGGTTAGTGGCCAACCGGGATATGAGTATGACGTCTTCCTGAGCTTCAGGGGAGAAGATACTCGCAAGGGATTCACTGATGGCCTCTACACTGCTCTTGAAGGTGCTGGGATCCGTGTCTTCAGGGACAATGAGAGGCTCGGCATCGGCAAGGAAATTGGTCCTGAACTTCTGCAGGGAATCAAGCGGTCTAGCATCTCCATACCCATCTTCTCTGAAAACTATGCATCCAGTAAGTGGTGCCTCAAGGAGTTTGCCTTCATGATGGAGTGCAGGGAGGCAAGGAAGCAGATCGTGCTTCCCATCTTCTACGATGTCACGCCAAACATAGTCCAACACCAGACCGGGAGTTACGCCAGAGCCTTTCGGCAGCACGCCAAAAAGCAAGACCCTGAGACTGTTCAAAGGTGGAGGAGAGCTCTTGCAGAGGTTGGATCTTTGAAGGGTTGGGAATTAAAGAACGAGGTCAATGG ACATCAAGGGAGATTGATTAAGATGATAGTCACACAGGTTTTGAGGGAGTTGAAGAAGGCTCATCTTTGGGTCAACAACAACTTAGTAGGGATCGACAATCACATGAAAGCAGTCATGAGAATGCTGAGCGTCGATGCGCCAGATGTGAGGTTTATTGGTATTTGGGGCATGGGGGGCATTGGAAAGACGACACTTGCTAAGGTCATCTATAACCAGATATTGGATGATTTTGACAGTTGCAGCTTCCTACAAGACGTAAGAGAAACACCAGGGCGCAGTCACAATGGTCTTCGGCAATTGCAAAGTCAACTTGTTGCTGACCTCTTGAAGTGTGACCGCCTGGATTTTGCTTCCATTGATGAAGGAATAAGTGTACTCAAGCGTAGGTTTCGTGAGATGAAGGTCCTCATTCTTCTCGATGATGTTGATAGTGTTTATCAACTCAATGCACTGGCTGCGGAACTTGACTGGTTCGGCCAAGGGAGTAGAATCATCATCACCACTAGAAACAAGGGCGCTTTAGAAGTCCCTCGGGAGCATCAGGTCTTTGAAGTAAAGGAAATGCAAGAAGAGCAGGCCCTCCAACTATTTTGCAAGCATGCCTTGAGGAGAGATGCTCCCACGGTTAGACTGAGAGCTCTATCAGAAGAAATTGTCAGAAGAACGGGAGGTCTTCCTCTAGCTCTTGAAGTTATTGGCTCTTTTCTGCATGGTAAAAGTGAGGATACGTGGAAGGCAACATCGCAGAAGTTGAAGATAGTGCCAAATAACGAAGTCGAACACAAGTTGAGGATTAGCTATGATGCATTACAGCACGAACAGCAACAAATGTTCTTAGATATTGCATGCCTTTTCAGCGGGGAAGATAAAAAGATAGTGGCTCACATGTGGGAGGATCAGTATAAATTTTCTCCGGAAGCTGATATTGAAGTCCTGCAACTATTGTCACTTATTAAGATTGGAGAGGACAATATGCTACGGTTGCATGATCAGCTTCGAGATCTTGGTAGGGGAATTGTTCGGCAAGAAAACCTTAGAAAACCAGGGAAGCGGAGTAGGTTGTGGGGCGATGAAGCAATTGATGTGCTGCTGAACAATCAG GGGTCGAAAAATATAGAAGCCATCCGACTGGAATATCAGATTGGGTTGGAGTGCTGCTGTTTTACACCTAGCCAGTTTGGGAAGCTATCAAAGTTGAGATATCTCCAACTAGATTGCGCTAATCTTGCTGGCGATTTTGAGAATCTTCTACCAGCCCTGAGATGGCTTCGGTGGAAAATACCTTCACTCAACTGCACAGCGACAAATTTGAATGTAAAGGGCCTACTCATCCTTGATTTGTCAAATAGCAAGGTCACGCATAATTGGAATGCTTGGAACTCAATTCAG ATGATGACGATGAAGCTGAAAGTTCTTAACCTCAGCTCCTGTACAGAACTCACTCGAACTCCTGATTTGTCTCCATTTTGCAACCTGGAGAGGTTAAATCTAAGGAATTGCAAAAGACTACACGTGATTGACCCTTCCTTATGTAAGCTTAAGCATCTTGCTTCCCTCAATATGACAAATTGTCGTTTCGTTAAGGAGCTTCCAGAGCAATTGGACAGGAAGGAAACTTTGCTTGAACTTGTCATTGATGGAACTGGCATAAAAAAGTTGCCTAGCTTGGAAGGTTTGATGAAACTCAAAATCCTGAGTGCCAACAACTGTGCTTGTCTGACTCAGATTCCGAGTTCTATTGGCCATTTAACATCTCTCGCAAATCTCAGCCTTGATCAATCAAAAATCAGTGAGCTTCCAGAGTCGATTGGATCATTAGTGACATTGCGACGGCTAACGTTAGCAGGCACTCCTCTGAGAGAGCTTCCGAAGTCTATTGGGGGTTTGAATTCATTGGTCGAGTTGGTTCTATCCAAGACAAGGGTGGCGATATTGCCCGATTCCATTGAGAATCTGATTAATCTGCAAGTGCTTAAGATTGATCGTAGTTCAGTCCAATCTATACCTACTGCTCTTGGACAGTTAGAGAAACTTGAATCCATAGATGCTTCAGGGTGTCAATTCGTTGGACAAATTCCAATCGAGCTTGGGAGGCTATCCCTTTTAAAGGTCCTGCTATTGCGTCATACAAATATTAGCAGCATTCCAGTAACAATTGGGGGCCTTCCTTGTCTTGAGACTCTTGATTTAGCATGGTGCACACAGCTTAGAACTCTCCCTGAGCTTCCCAGCAGCTTAAGTAGTGTGTCACTGACCTGTGAATCATCGGTGACAATACCGAATCTCCCTGATTTGATTAACCTAAAGAAGATAGAATTTGTCCGGTCAGTAGTTCCCAAGGAGATTTTGGAGTTGCCGAAGTTGGAGAAGCTGCATATATCTCGGTCAAATGTTAGCATCTTACTGGACGGAATTGGCGTGTTGGCTATGCTTAAGGAGCTTTCTATTGGTAATGTCAATCTCCAATGCCTTCCCGAACTTCCATTGGGTTTGCATAAGCTATGTATATCGCGTTGTCATTCCCTTGCGAGATTGACAGTGCTTTCACATTGGCAAAACTTATCTGAATTAAAGCTACACGACTGCCCTGAGCTTGCCGAAATTGAGAGCCTCGGTGATCTAGCGTCATTGAGAACTTTGTCCATTTCTTTCTGCCGAAGGATAGCTAAACTTGATGGCCTTGATAAGCtggaatttttaaaaaggcTAGATATTTCTGCATGTGAAAGTCTTGAGAGGCTTCCAGATCTGTCGAAGTTGAGTGCATTGTCTTCGATGGATGTAAATGTTTGTGAAAAGCTTGTTGAAATTCAAGGCGTCAGCAGTTTGCATGCCTTGACTCAGTTGACAGTTTGTGCGGCGTCCATTGAAACATTGAATGTGTCAAACCTAAAGTCATTGGAGTATCTAGATGTTCGAGGCTGCACTAGGCTAAAAGGACTTGATGGGCTTGATAAATTGGGAGCATTGATGACATTGACCGTTAGAGATTGTAAATCAATTGAAAAGTTGCCCAGTCTGTCGAACTTAAAGTTCTTGAGTTACTTATGGGCTGATGGTTGTGAGAAGTTACGAGGACTTGAGGGGCTTGAATCTCTGGAAAGAATGGAACGGCTATGGATTTCAGGATGTAAAGCAATTGAAAGGTTGCCTGATCTATCGAACTTGAAATCTTTGCAATATCTCAATGCCTGTGGCTGTGAGAAGTTACAAGGACTTGACGGCCTCGATAAAATGGGTGCATTGACAGAGTTAAATATCGGCCGATGTAAGTCAATTGAAAAGTTGCCCAATCTGTCAAACTTAAGATTGTTGGAATATTTTGATGCTGATGGTTGTGAGAAGTTGCAAGAAGTTGAGGGGCTGAAAAAAGTGGAAAAGTCACCATCTCAGCCGGAGTGGAAAGTGGGGCAATGTCTACGTGGTAATGGTATTGAGAAGTTACAAGAACTTGATGGGCTTGATGAATTGAGATCATTAGGGCTGTTACAAGGTGGGACCTCTGAGAAGTTACTCAACCAATCGAACAATGGAGTATTGAGACAATGGTATGCCGATGGCTGCGAGAAGGTACCAgaactcgaggggctcgaaaaCCTGGAAAATTTTCACTTAGAAGTCTTTGACGATTCAAATCAATTTACattctataaaatttataatggtAGAGTGCCTTGCTAG
- the LOC116193910 gene encoding TMV resistance protein N-like, with product MDVDGESNGYPWWACLCCGFFSLFASSERSAGSAAISSDDAVSRDSNVLARHLSASPAEFEPGYEYEVFLSFRGPDTRKGFTDFLYNALVDAGIRTFLDDEALLKGEQVGPNLLEAIKQSKVSVSIFSRGYASSKWCLKELAQMVECRNSAGQMIIPIFYDVAPNEICIKDCRSD from the exons ATGGATGTTGATGGTGAGAGTAATGGCTATCCTTGGTGGGCATGCCTGTGCTGTGGCTTTTTCTCACTGTTTGCTTCAAGCGAAAGAAGTGCAGGATCTGCAGCTATCAGTTCAGATGATGCTGTCTCTCGGGACTCTAATGTCCTAGCTAGACATTTATCCGCATCCCCAGCAGAATTTGAACCGGGCTATGAGTATGAGGTTTTCCTGAGCTTCAGGGGACCGGATACTCGCAAAGGCTTCACTGATTTCCTCTACAACGCCCTTGTAGATGCTGGGATACGCACCTTTCTGGATGACGAGGCACTCCTTAAAGGAGAACAAGTCGGGCCTAACCTCCTGGAGGCGATCAAGCAATCAAAGGTCTCTGTATCCATCTTCTCCAGGGGCTACGCTTCTAGTAAATGGTGCCTCAAGGAACTGGCCCAGATGGTGGAATGTAGGAACTCGGCAGGGCAGATGATAATACCCATTTTTTATGATGTCGCGCCCAATGAG ATCTGCATAAAAGATTGTCGCAGTGATTAA
- the LOC116196384 gene encoding protein SUPPRESSOR OF npr1-1, CONSTITUTIVE 1-like isoform X2: MHDQLKDLGREIVRKENYGQPGKRSRLWYYEEAKDVLDNSEGTENVLAFHLDFRVGFEDCHFTGEQFRKLSKLRFLHLHCDALEGNFDGCLSNLRWLSLHSSILMNQMPMPANLNLKNIVVLELTSCDVRDGWDSIQMAVKLKVLSLRHCHYITRTPDFSRFTNLESLSFENCHQLEVIASSIGRLKSLAFLNLSFLSQH, from the exons ATGCATGATCAACTCAAAGATCTCGGTCGGGAAATTGTCCGGAAAGAAAATTATGGACAACCAGGAAAACGCAGTAGGTTGTGGTACTATGAAGAAGCAAAGGATGTATTGGACAATTCTGAG GGTACGGAGAATGTTTTAGCCTTCCAtcttgattttagagttgggTTCGAAGACTGCCATTTCACCGGCGAGCAGTTTAGAAAGCTATCAAAGTTGAGGTTCCTCCATTTACATTGTGATGCTCTGGAAGGAAATTTTGATGGCTGCTTATCGAACTTGAGATGGTTGAGTTTGCATAGTTCTATATTGATGAACCAGATGCCTATGCCAGCCAATTTAAATCTAAAGAACATCGTTGTTCTGGAATTAACATCATGCGATGTTAGAGATGGTTGGGACTCTATCCAG ATGGCTGTGAAACTGAAAGTCCTTTCCCTGCGACACTGCCATTATATTACCAGAACTCCTGATTTTTCACGGTTTACTAATTTAGAGAGTTTAAGCTTTGAAAACTGTCACCAGTTGGAAGTGATCGCTTCATCAATAGGGAGGCTTAAGAGTCTGGCGTTCCTAAACCTTAGTTTTTTGTCACAACATTAG
- the LOC116196384 gene encoding probable WRKY transcription factor 19 isoform X1 produces MHDQLKDLGREIVRKENYGQPGKRSRLWYYEEAKDVLDNSELFVEQGTENVLAFHLDFRVGFEDCHFTGEQFRKLSKLRFLHLHCDALEGNFDGCLSNLRWLSLHSSILMNQMPMPANLNLKNIVVLELTSCDVRDGWDSIQMAVKLKVLSLRHCHYITRTPDFSRFTNLESLSFENCHQLEVIASSIGRLKSLAFLNLSFLSQH; encoded by the exons ATGCATGATCAACTCAAAGATCTCGGTCGGGAAATTGTCCGGAAAGAAAATTATGGACAACCAGGAAAACGCAGTAGGTTGTGGTACTATGAAGAAGCAAAGGATGTATTGGACAATTCTGAG TTGTTTGTGGAGCAGGGTACGGAGAATGTTTTAGCCTTCCAtcttgattttagagttgggTTCGAAGACTGCCATTTCACCGGCGAGCAGTTTAGAAAGCTATCAAAGTTGAGGTTCCTCCATTTACATTGTGATGCTCTGGAAGGAAATTTTGATGGCTGCTTATCGAACTTGAGATGGTTGAGTTTGCATAGTTCTATATTGATGAACCAGATGCCTATGCCAGCCAATTTAAATCTAAAGAACATCGTTGTTCTGGAATTAACATCATGCGATGTTAGAGATGGTTGGGACTCTATCCAG ATGGCTGTGAAACTGAAAGTCCTTTCCCTGCGACACTGCCATTATATTACCAGAACTCCTGATTTTTCACGGTTTACTAATTTAGAGAGTTTAAGCTTTGAAAACTGTCACCAGTTGGAAGTGATCGCTTCATCAATAGGGAGGCTTAAGAGTCTGGCGTTCCTAAACCTTAGTTTTTTGTCACAACATTAG
- the LOC116196384 gene encoding putative disease resistance protein At4g11170 isoform X3 yields the protein MHDQLKDLGREIVRKENYGQPGKRSRLWYYEEAKDVLDNSELFVEQGTENVLAFHLDFRVGFEDCHFTGEQFRKLSKLRFLHLHCDALEGNFDGCLSNLRWLSLHSSILMNQMPMPANLNLKNIVVLELTSCDVRDDGCETESPFPATLPLYYQNS from the exons ATGCATGATCAACTCAAAGATCTCGGTCGGGAAATTGTCCGGAAAGAAAATTATGGACAACCAGGAAAACGCAGTAGGTTGTGGTACTATGAAGAAGCAAAGGATGTATTGGACAATTCTGAG TTGTTTGTGGAGCAGGGTACGGAGAATGTTTTAGCCTTCCAtcttgattttagagttgggTTCGAAGACTGCCATTTCACCGGCGAGCAGTTTAGAAAGCTATCAAAGTTGAGGTTCCTCCATTTACATTGTGATGCTCTGGAAGGAAATTTTGATGGCTGCTTATCGAACTTGAGATGGTTGAGTTTGCATAGTTCTATATTGATGAACCAGATGCCTATGCCAGCCAATTTAAATCTAAAGAACATCGTTGTTCTGGAATTAACATCATGCGATGTTAGAGATG ATGGCTGTGAAACTGAAAGTCCTTTCCCTGCGACACTGCCATTATATTACCAGAACTCCTGA
- the LOC116193911 gene encoding TMV resistance protein N-like, translating to MVTDGSPWLSWWACLCVAFLSSFVSILVTVFVMKKRSRSTAESAATTSNDAFSSGTGGGCRVEASCSSSVSGQPGYEYDVFLSFRGEDTRKGFTDGLYTALEGARICVFRDNERLGIGKEIGPELLQGIKRSSISIPIFSENYASSKWCLKEFAFMMECREARQQIVLPIFYDVTPNEVQHQTGSYARAFRQHTKKQDPGTVQRWRRALAEVGSLKGWELKNETNGHQGKLIKMIVTKVLRKLKNAHLCVNNKLVGIDNHMKAVMRMLSVDAPDVRFIGIWGMGGIGKTTLAKVIYNQILDDFDSCSFLQDVRETSGRSHNGLRQLQSQLVTDLLKCDRLEFASIDEGKTYFLLFPSLVVQKAIGIPYANFLFFLSFIFLEQGSKNIEAIRLEYQIGLECCCFTPSQFRKLSKLRYLQLDCANLAGDFENLLPALRWLRWKVPSLNCTATNLNVKGLLILDLSNSMVTHNWNAWNSIQVSANTLNSLIDSVVYGKFGDTY from the exons ATGGTTACTGATGGTAGTCCTTGGTTATCTTGGTGGGCATGCCTATGCGTTGCCTTTCTCTCGTCGTTCGTTTCGATCCTTGTCACTGTTTTTGTtatgaagaaaagaagcagAAGTACTGCAGAATCTGCAGCTACTACTTCTAATGATGCGTTCTCCAGTGGCACTGGTGGTGGCTGCAGAGTCGAGGCCTCATGCTCGTCCTCGGTCAGTGGCCAACCGGGATATGAGTACGACGTCTTCCTGAGCTTCAGGGGAGAAGATACTCGCAAGGGATTCACTGATGGCCTCTACACTGCCCTTGAAGGTGCTAGGATCTGCGTCTTCAGGGACAATGAGAGGCTCGGCATCGGCAAGGAAATTGGTCCTGAACTTCTGCAGGGTATCAAGCGGTCTAGCATCTCCATCCCCATCTTCTCTGAAAACTATGCATCAAGTAAGTGGTGCCTCAAAGAGTTTGCCTTCATGATGGAGTGCAGGGAAGCAAGGCAGCAGATCGTGCTTCCCATCTTCTACGATGTCACGCCAAACGAAGTCCAACACCAGACCGGAAGTTACGCCAGAGCCTTTCGGCAGCACACCAAAAAGCAGGACCCTGGGACTGTTCAAAGGTGGAGGAGAGCACTTGCAGAGGTTGGATCTTTGAAGGGTTGGGAATTAAAGAACGAGACTAATGG ACATCAAGGAAAATTGATTAAGATGATAGTCACAAAGGTTTTGAGGAAGTTGAAGAATGCTCACCTTTGTGTCAATAACAAGTTAGTAGGGATCGACAATCACATGAAAGCAGTCATGAGAATGCTGAGTGTCGATGCGCCAGATGTGAGGTTTATTGGTATTTGGGGCATGGGGGGCATTGGAAAGACGACACTTGCTAAGGTCATCTATAACCAGATATTGGATGATTTTGACAGTTGCAGCTTCCTACAAGATGTACGAGAAACATCTGGGCGCAGTCACAATGGTCTTCGGCAATTGCAAAGTCAACTTGTTACTGACCTCTTGAAGTGTGACCGCTTGGAGTTTGCTTCCATTGATGAAGGTAAAAcgtattttcttctttttccatcTTTGGTCGTTCAAAAGGCTATTGGAATTCCTTatgcaaattttcttttctttctttcttttatctttttggaGCAGGGGTCGAAAAATATAGAAGCCATCCGACTGGAATATCAGATTGGGTTGGAGTGCTGCTGTTTTACACCTAGCCAGTTTAGGAAGCTATCAAAGTTGAGATATCTCCAACTAGACTGCGCTAATCTTGCCGGCGATTTTGAGAATCTTCTACCAGCCCTGAGATGGCTTCGGTGGAAAGTACCTTCACTCAACTGCACAGCGACAAATTTGAATGTAAAGGGCCTACTCATCCTTGATTTGTCAAATAGCATGGTCACGCATAATTGGAATGCTTGGAACTCAATTCAGGTCTCTGCTAATACATTGAACTCTCTAATTGATAGTGTTGTCTATGGCAAGTTCGGCGATACTTACTAA
- the LOC116193912 gene encoding putative adenylate cyclase regulatory protein has product MTMKLKVLDLSYCTELTRTPDLSPFCNLERLNIRNCKRLHVIDPSICKLKHLASLNMTDCHSVKELSEQLDCKETLLELVIDGTGIEKLPTLDGLMKLETLSANNCACLTRIPSSIGHLTSLADLRLDRSKISELPESIGSLVTLRRLTSVQSIPTALGQLEKLESIDASGCRLLRQIPIELGRLSLLKVLLLRHTNISSIPVTIGGLPCLETLDLAWCTQLRTLPELPSSLSSVSLTCESSVPIPNLPDLINLKKIEFVRSAVPKEILELPKLEKLQISRSNVSILLDGIGALAMLKELYIGNVNLQCLPELPLGLHKLCISRCHSLARLTVLSNLQNLSELKLHDCPELEEIEGLGDLASLRTLLVSFCGRIAELDGLEKLESLMNLAVSACENLEVLPDLSKLSVLSNLDIRGCEKLVEIRGMSSLHGLENLSISDASVGTLNLSNSKALRFLSVRDCIELKGLDGFDELENLSSLHISGCKAIERLPNLSNLKSLRYLSASGCEKLQGLDGLDKLTAPLRSLYIRGCKSIEKLPSLSNLKFLLDLWADGCEKLQGLEGLDSLGALTDLNISGCKSIEKLPNLSNLRLLKYFGADGCEKLQELEGLNQKELEKLPHWPNWRKSDLDNCLSANGIEKLQELDGLNKLNGLVMAQYKSSDKLLDESNFGVLRQWYADGCEKVPELEGLENLEQFHLQVIPNLQLMRFYRFHGY; this is encoded by the exons ATGACGATGAAGCTGAAAGTTCTTGACCTCAGCTACTGTACAGAACTCACTCGAACTCCTGATTTGTCTCCATTTTGCAACCTAGAGAGGTTAAATATAAGGAATTGCAAAAGACTACACGTGATTGACCCTTCCATATGTAAGCTTAAGCATCTTGCTTCCCTCAATATGACAGATTGCCATTCCGTTAAGGAGCTTTCAGAGCAATTGGACTGCAAGGAAACGTTGCTTGAACTTGTCATTGATGGAACTGGCATAGAAAAGTTGCCTACTCTGGACGGTTTGATGAAGCTCGAAACCCTGAGTGCTAACAATTGTGCTTGTTTGACTCGGATTCCAAGTTCTATTGGCCATTTAACATCTCTTGCAGATCTCAGACTTGATCGATCAAAAATCAGTGAGCTTCCAGAGTCGATTGGATCATTAGTGACATTGCGACGACTAAC TTCAGTCCAATCTATACCTACTGCTCTTGGACAGTTGGAGAAACTTGAATCCATAGACGCTTCAGGGTGTCGATTACTTAGACAAATTCCAATCGAGCTTGGGAGGCTATCCCTTCTAAAGGTCCTGCTATTGCGTCATACAAATATTAGCAGCATTCCAGTGACAATTGGGGGCCTTCCTTGTCTTGAGACTCTTGATTTAGCATGGTGCACACAGCTTAGAACTCTCCCTGAACTTCCCAGCAGCTTAAGTAGTGTGTCACTGACCTGTGAGTCATCGGTGCCAATACCGAATCTCCCTGATTTGATTAACCTAAAGAAGATAGAATTTGTCCGGTCAGCGGTTCCCAAGGAGATTTTGGAGTTGCCGAAGTTGGAGAAGCTGCAGATATCTCGGTCAAATGTTAGCATCTTACTGGACGGAATTGGGGCGCTAGCTATGCTTAAGGAGCTGTATATCGGTAATGTCAATCTCCAATGCCTTCCCGAACTTCCATTGGGTCTGCATAAGCTATGTATATCACGTTGTCATTCCCTTGCAAGATTGACAGTGCTTTCAAATTTGCAAAACTTATCTGAATTAAAGCTACACGACTGCCCTGAGCTTGAGGAAATTGAAGGTCTCGGCGATCTAGCGTCATTGAGAACTTTGTTGGTTTCATTTTGTGGAAGGATAGCTGAACTTGATGGCCTTGAAAAGCTGGAATCTTTGATGAATCTGGCTGTTTCTGCCTGTGAAAATCTAGAGGTGCTGCCAGATCTATCAAAGTTGAGTGTGTTGTCCAATTTAGACATACGTGGTTGTGAAAAGCTAGTTGAAATTCGGGGTATGAGCAGTTTACATGGCTTAGAAAATTTGAGTATCAGTGATGCATCCGTTGGAACACTGAATTTGTCAAACTCAAAGGCGTTGCGATTTTTGTCTGTTCGGGACTGCATTGAGCTAAAAGGACTTGATGGATTTGATGAATTGGAAAATTTAAGTAGCCTACACATTTCGGGATGTAAAGCAATTGAAAGGTTGCCAAACctttcaaacttgaaatcacTGCGATACTTGTCAGCTAGTGGCTGTGAGAAGTTACAAGGACTTGATGGGCTTGACAAATTGACGGCACCCTTGCGGAGTTTATATATTAGGGGATGTAAATCAATTGAAAAGTTGCCCAGTTTGTCGAACTTGAAGTTCTTGCTTGACTTATGGGCTGATGGTTGTGAGAAGTTACAAGGACTTGAAGGCCTTGATAGCTTGGGTGCACTGACAGATTTAAATATTAGCGGATGTAAGTCAATTGAGAAGTTGCCCAATCTATCAAACCTAAGATTGCTGAAATATTTTGGAGCAGATGGTTGTGAGAAGTTGCAAGAACTTGAGGGGCTGAACCAAAAAGAATTGGAAAAGTTACCTCATTGGCCAAATTGGCGGAAATCGGATCTGGACAATTGCCTATCCGCTAATGGTATTGAGAAGTTACAAGAACTTGATGGCCTCAACAAATTGAACGGATTAGTGATGGCACAATACAAGTCATCCGATAAGTTACTTGACGAATCGAACTTTGGAGTATTGAGACAATGGTATGCTGATGGCTGCGAGAAGGTACCAGAACTCGAGGGGCTTGAGAACTTGGAACAATTTCACTTACAAGTCATTCCAAATCTACAGCTAATGAGATTTTATAGATTTCATGGGTATTAA